In Gammaproteobacteria bacterium, the sequence ACGACGAACGTCAGCGCGGCGACCACGACGATCGACGGCCCCGCGGGCGTATCCCATTGCAGCGACGCGGCGAGACCGCCGATGACGGCCCCGCCGCCGATCAGGCTCGCCAGCAGCGCCATCTGCTCCGGGCTCTTTACCAGCCGCCGTGCGGCCGCCGCCGGGATGATCATCAACGCGGTGATGAGCAAAATGCCGATAATCTTCATCGCGACCGCAACCACCACGGCGACCAGCAGCATGTGCCCCACGCCTACCCAGTTCACCGGCACGCCTTCAACCCGCGCCAGTTCTTCGTCGATGGTCATGCATAGGAGCGGACGCCACAGCGCGATGACACCCAGCAGCGCCAGCGCGCCGCCGCCGAAAATCCACCACAGGTCTCGATCGGAAATCGCCAGAATGTCGCCGAACAGATAGCCGGTTAAATCAACCCGCAGACCTTCCACAAAGGCGACCGCCACCAGCCCCAGCGCCAGCGCGCTGTGCGCCAGAATGCCCAGTATGGTGTCACTCGCGAGATG encodes:
- a CDS encoding metal ABC transporter permease; this translates as MDDFMLRAAGAGLAVALVAGPLGSFIVWRRMAYFGDTLAHSSLLGVALGLLFNVGLNLAVLGVCVTAALLLAALQQQRHLASDTILGILAHSALALGLVAVAFVEGLRVDLTGYLFGDILAISDRDLWWIFGGGALALLGVIALWRPLLCMTIDEELARVEGVPVNWVGVGHMLLVAVVVAVAMKIIGILLITALMIIPAAAARRLVKSPEQMALLASLIGGGAVIGGLAASLQWDTPAGPSIVVVAALTFVVVQLVPHRRVPAGR